From Methanosarcina lacustris Z-7289, one genomic window encodes:
- a CDS encoding DHH family phosphoesterase — translation MANSSKDADSSLKSTVKPRYLILGSGSIGFALAKELRESNKLVIIVDNDEAKVETLREEGFETILGDIADPELVNHIDFKNVVAILFLSSNNEANRKGIENFKKVVNPDIQIFSRASDILNKEKMEDLGSDFVFMPSKLVASSLSRSLERAESVHRGNRLARWLKGIRDKKLAIVIHDNPDPDAISSGLALKEIAKSLGIEANILYHGRIGHQENKAFVNLLGIDLGKMEEHDPKDFDEIALIDCSIPGVNNMVPPNSYVGIVIDHHPPGETEIKADYIDIRPNFGATATIMTKYLQQLNINISKTLATALLYGIRTDTQDFKRKTDPADLSAASYLYPLSNHGILDQLEQPSMAIETLEVLGEAIRNRQVIGSYLLSNVGNIRDRDTLPQAADYLLSLEGISTTVVFGVTDERIYISGRSNDIRVNLGEIMRQAFGEDAGGHANAAGAQIPLGVFSATKDRQTLLRLVNEAVVKRFLSAVGVESTGE, via the coding sequence TTGGCTAATTCTTCTAAAGATGCGGATAGCAGCCTTAAGAGCACAGTTAAACCCAGGTACCTTATTCTGGGTAGCGGTAGTATTGGTTTTGCGCTTGCAAAAGAGCTCAGGGAAAGCAATAAGCTTGTAATCATTGTAGATAACGACGAAGCCAAGGTTGAGACTCTCAGAGAAGAGGGTTTTGAAACCATTCTCGGAGATATTGCTGATCCCGAACTTGTTAATCATATTGACTTTAAAAATGTCGTTGCAATACTCTTCCTGAGTTCAAACAATGAGGCGAACAGGAAAGGAATTGAAAACTTTAAGAAAGTAGTAAACCCGGATATCCAGATATTTTCCCGCGCCTCGGATATCCTCAATAAAGAAAAGATGGAAGATCTGGGGTCAGATTTCGTTTTTATGCCCTCCAAGTTGGTTGCAAGCTCTCTTTCCCGTTCCCTTGAGAGGGCTGAATCAGTCCACAGGGGTAACAGGCTTGCCAGATGGCTGAAAGGGATCAGGGATAAAAAACTTGCTATTGTTATCCACGACAACCCTGACCCGGATGCGATATCCAGCGGGCTTGCTTTAAAGGAAATCGCAAAAAGCCTTGGGATTGAAGCAAATATCCTTTATCACGGAAGGATCGGGCATCAGGAAAACAAGGCTTTTGTAAACCTTCTCGGGATTGACCTCGGCAAGATGGAAGAGCATGACCCGAAGGACTTTGATGAAATTGCTCTGATAGATTGCTCAATCCCCGGTGTTAATAATATGGTTCCTCCGAACTCATATGTAGGTATTGTGATAGACCATCACCCACCTGGAGAAACCGAGATCAAAGCTGATTATATAGACATCCGGCCTAATTTCGGGGCAACAGCCACTATCATGACAAAGTACCTGCAGCAGCTCAATATAAATATATCGAAGACCCTGGCAACGGCTTTACTCTATGGGATCAGGACTGACACACAGGACTTTAAGCGGAAAACCGACCCTGCAGACCTCTCAGCTGCTTCATACCTCTATCCCCTTTCGAATCATGGGATCCTGGACCAGCTTGAGCAGCCTTCAATGGCTATTGAGACCCTTGAAGTGCTCGGGGAAGCCATCCGGAACCGCCAGGTAATCGGGAGTTACCTTCTCTCAAATGTCGGGAACATCCGCGATAGGGATACTCTTCCTCAGGCTGCGGATTACCTCCTGAGCCTTGAAGGGATCTCTACAACTGTTGTCTTCGGGGTCACTGACGAACGCATCTATATCTCGGGCCGCAGCAACGATATAAGGGTCAACCTGGGAGAAATCATGCGTCAGGCTTTCGGAGAAGATGCAGGAGGGCATGCAAATGCAGCCGGTGCCCAGATACCCCTCGGGGTTTTCAGTGCCACAAAAGACAGGCAGACCCTCTTAAGGCTCGTTAACGAAGCAGTCGTCAAAAGATTCCTGAGTGCCGTCGGAGTTGAAAGTACAGGAGAATGA
- a CDS encoding oligosaccharyl transferase, archaeosortase A system-associated, with protein sequence MRSPAEKGSANSSRIKIISFIAVIVVAFLMRMLSYASLTADGGITFTGYDEFYHMRRILYTVSSFPHILNFDTYINYPYGFEIGWPPLFDLLGALLAIILGGGHPDMHTVEFAGALLPVLLGVLTLIPVYMVATSVFDRKTGLLGAFIFAVLPAHVYISRFGAVDHHVAEVLLSTAAYAFFILALKLAGESKLSLNSLKNIASDKKLLNPLVFAAASGLFFSLLVFTWVGAPALISFVVLYALVQATLDLKAGKGSDYLFVCSAVTLFATLLFTIPLSAGAARPGLEMSAMYLSWFQVVYVLILLAGLFFLWGFSAYVSKKGMDWKYYPGVLILVFGSGLLFLRLFSVEYYAFVIEGLRFFSGKGEYIGTISEAVPLFLTSQGKFTLSSVIGSFGLSFLTALAGFFLFSLELKGEKLKPEGVFFLVWTLFYAYLALSQRRFTYLFAINISILTAYIMWVLMDSLDFGKEIKKLVKSGKKTENNSESTFKTGQKTVSRTKSKSKARHVAESRSTDEGSDYFKLVSGVALIGLVFVPSIWLGAAFSKDAVSIGPEWEDSLKWLEASTPATSYYLEPSETPEYGVLSWWDYGNWIVYVGKRPVVANNFQTGVDDSARFFITDSEEEAKTIVEKLNVKYVITDTLMAEGKFSAIAEIAGKNIGDYYEVKTTNENTGLTTVATPKQALLQSEIYKLHKLDGTSLGNFRLIHESTINSTENESSKIDTVKIFEYVPGATLTGTASPNQAVMATLELSSNTGRKFTYQKGEMADENGSFEITVPYSTENTGNGVHATSAYSLTAGDNSTIATIQVTENDILDGNIIKVKNS encoded by the coding sequence AAATAATTTCATTTATCGCTGTAATAGTAGTTGCTTTTCTCATGCGCATGCTCTCCTATGCTTCACTTACTGCAGACGGAGGCATAACCTTCACGGGATATGATGAGTTCTATCATATGCGGCGCATTCTATATACGGTCTCCAGTTTCCCTCATATTCTTAACTTTGATACCTATATCAACTATCCTTATGGTTTTGAGATTGGGTGGCCGCCACTCTTTGACCTGTTAGGTGCCCTGCTTGCAATAATTCTGGGAGGAGGACATCCTGACATGCATACTGTCGAATTTGCAGGGGCTCTTTTGCCTGTACTGCTCGGAGTCCTTACATTAATTCCGGTTTATATGGTAGCGACTTCAGTCTTTGACAGAAAAACGGGGCTTCTTGGAGCTTTTATTTTTGCGGTTCTGCCTGCTCATGTATATATATCCCGTTTTGGGGCAGTCGACCACCACGTAGCTGAAGTGCTCCTCTCAACAGCTGCCTATGCATTTTTCATACTTGCCTTAAAGCTGGCAGGGGAGAGCAAACTTTCATTAAATTCACTCAAAAACATAGCCTCAGATAAGAAACTCCTAAATCCTCTGGTGTTTGCAGCGGCTTCAGGGCTATTTTTTTCGCTCCTTGTCTTTACATGGGTAGGAGCGCCTGCCTTAATCAGCTTTGTTGTTCTTTATGCACTGGTTCAGGCAACACTCGACCTTAAAGCAGGAAAAGGATCAGATTACCTCTTCGTCTGCTCGGCTGTAACTCTGTTTGCAACACTTTTGTTTACAATTCCCCTTTCAGCAGGAGCAGCTCGCCCGGGACTTGAAATGAGTGCAATGTATCTTTCATGGTTCCAGGTGGTCTATGTACTGATCCTGCTCGCCGGATTATTCTTTCTCTGGGGCTTTTCAGCATATGTCTCAAAGAAAGGAATGGACTGGAAGTACTACCCTGGCGTTTTAATACTCGTTTTTGGCTCAGGACTTCTTTTCCTTCGGCTATTTTCCGTTGAATACTATGCTTTTGTTATCGAAGGACTGAGGTTCTTTTCCGGAAAAGGCGAATACATAGGCACAATTTCCGAAGCAGTGCCCCTCTTTCTGACATCACAGGGAAAATTTACCCTCTCGTCGGTAATTGGAAGTTTCGGGCTTTCTTTCCTGACGGCACTGGCAGGATTTTTCCTGTTCAGCCTTGAATTGAAAGGCGAAAAGTTAAAGCCAGAAGGAGTATTTTTCCTTGTGTGGACACTTTTTTATGCATACCTTGCCCTTTCACAGAGGCGTTTCACCTACCTTTTTGCAATAAATATCTCAATCCTTACCGCATATATCATGTGGGTTTTGATGGACTCTCTTGATTTCGGAAAAGAAATAAAAAAGCTGGTAAAATCCGGGAAAAAAACAGAGAATAATTCGGAATCCACCTTTAAAACAGGACAAAAGACAGTATCAAGAACCAAATCAAAATCAAAAGCCAGACATGTGGCAGAGTCCAGAAGCACAGATGAAGGATCTGACTACTTCAAACTTGTATCAGGAGTAGCACTGATAGGACTTGTCTTTGTGCCCTCCATATGGTTAGGTGCTGCTTTTTCAAAGGATGCCGTCTCAATTGGCCCTGAATGGGAGGACTCCCTCAAATGGCTTGAAGCCTCGACCCCTGCAACGTCCTATTATCTTGAGCCTTCAGAAACCCCTGAGTACGGGGTCCTTAGCTGGTGGGACTACGGAAACTGGATTGTATATGTGGGAAAACGGCCTGTAGTCGCCAATAATTTCCAGACCGGTGTAGACGACTCTGCACGCTTCTTCATAACTGATTCCGAAGAGGAAGCAAAAACAATAGTTGAAAAACTCAATGTAAAATACGTAATAACCGACACACTGATGGCAGAAGGCAAGTTCAGTGCGATTGCTGAGATAGCAGGAAAAAATATCGGAGACTATTACGAAGTCAAAACCACAAACGAAAATACAGGCCTCACAACCGTTGCAACTCCCAAACAGGCTCTTCTGCAGAGCGAGATATATAAGCTTCACAAACTTGACGGAACATCCCTGGGAAATTTCAGGCTAATCCACGAAAGCACCATAAATTCCACAGAGAATGAAAGTAGTAAAATAGACACTGTGAAGATATTTGAATATGTTCCGGGAGCCACACTAACAGGCACTGCAAGCCCTAACCAGGCTGTGATGGCAACACTTGAGCTCAGCTCAAATACAGGCAGAAAATTCACATATCAGAAAGGTGAAATGGCGGATGAGAATGGTTCATTTGAAATAACCGTGCCTTATTCAACTGAAAATACAGGAAACGGAGTTCATGCAACCTCTGCTTATTCCCTGACTGCAGGAGATAACTCAACTATTGCAACAATTCAAGTAACTGAGAACGACATTTTGGACGGAAATATAATAAAAGTCAAAAATTCCTGA